CGTTCAGAGAGAACGTCATACTTCCTGGCTCAGAAGCAGGCTGCTGAAAGGTAAGAAAGCCCTGGGTGTCTTGGAACCTCACACCATGGTTTACAGCAGTTCCTGCAAGAGTGCTATGAGCTGTGTCTGCTCTCATCCCTTCTAAAGCCCCTTCTCCATGCCAGGCTTGGGACTTAATTGGTTCTCTACAAAAAGCCTGAATCAAAGCAAAGTAACTGTTCAAACTAAGCCATTCCACCAACCTTGATTTGCTGCCTGGAATCCAAATCTCTGCTCTCGCCAGGCTGAGAAGTTCCCCTGGTGCCGCACTTTGGTCAGCCGAAGAATTTATACCCGTTGGGATGACTCTGTGATTTACACCATGtctggagctggcagcagcggTTCATGGGCTTCTCAGGCAAACTCACATGATCCATTTTAGGCAATAGCTGATTTGGGGAAAGCAGGGGAGAGATAAGGGTTATTTACCTGGGGAGGGCACGAGGTGAGCGCGCTGCTGAGAATGGCACAGACCGCTCGGGCACAGGGTCACAGTTGCTATAGACAGAGCAAAGCCACCCCACCAAATGGATCTCCCTGCAGGGCTAGATTTTGTCCCTTGAAAGAAGATGCTTTAGGTGATGAACTTTTTTTGCTGACGATTTTGGACTTGGCTTTCTGGTTAACTGAGCACGGTAAATACTGTGCCTCACCCCGTACAATTCCCATCAGGGCTCCGAGCCTGCCCCACAAGGGAAagtttttgaggaaaaagaagaaatttgcatttttatctaTTCACCGCCAAGGGCAGCTCAATCCTTTTGCACAATGTCAACAAGGAGGAAGGTTTAGCACAAGAATGGAGCAGGATTTGGAGACCAGGATCCGTGTTCCCCTTTGCTGGCACACTGCCCTTCGCTTGTTGGGGTGGGATCACCTCTCTCTGGCCCTTGGGAGCTTAACTTCTGCTCCGAGGAGAAAGGAGCCATGGTGCAAAATACAGAGCAGGTGGGATTCAAGCATTTGCTAGGTTGGAGGCAAGGAGAGactttttcctccagctcttgGAGGAGAGATATCTCAGCAGGCGAGGTGGCGAGACCCAGGGCAGTTTTAGGGACAAGTTTTATTCCTTTACGAGGCAGCCTCTCGTGGAGCTTTTCCTCGTCGTTTACGAGTTCGGGCACGGGCCCCTCCATGCCGCTcacaccctgcagcctggcGGGGGTCCTGCGACCAGATCCAGCCTCACCCCAGCCCCCTGGCACTGCGGGGACGAGCGGTGGCCTCGGTGCCCGGCCTGGGGACACCTCCGTGCGTCTTGCCCGTGCTGCCACCAGCTGGCTGCCACCCGCGCTGCTGGCTACACTCATCCACGCAGGTTGGGGTTTTTGGGGGTGAGCGGCTGAGCTGTTCTCAGTCTGTTGCCTTTCCCAGTGAAAGCCGAGACCCCCTGTGCAGCAAACAGGAGCTGGTAATGGTTGCGTTTTGCAGAGGTCTTTAGAAAGAGTCTGCAGAAGCCAGAGGCACACAGACCCCCTGGGCTACATGCACTGATTTATTCTCCCTCATTTGTCCTTAACAGCCAGCAACAGAGGAAAGAGTGTTTGCTGCCTTGGGCAATGCTCCCTATCCCCCATGGGAGCCACCATACAGCATGGTAGTAATAACAAGCTTAATTAGTAATAGTACGAGAATCATTAAATAACCTCGGTAATGAATTGCAGACATTACTACGCTGCTTTTCACCTGAAGAATCCCAGCGGCAAATACCTCTGTGTCTGCTGCATCCGTCAGGACTCGCCTGGGGAGGCCGAGTGGGTGAGTACAAACCCGTAGGTGTGAGCGTGCCCTGCAGGGCGCTTACAGGTGTCCCCAGGCAGCCGGCACCGTGACTCAGTGCCGGTCACCCCGGGGTTAATCACTGCAGCTCGTGCAGGTGCACCCGGGGGCTGCTTTGGGGCCACCCTGCTCTCTTTGGGCATTTTCTTGCTTAGAAGAAtaagctgcatttctttttggttttcctccttCTCATGCCTCTCTTTCAGccctctgtgctgctcttccagtctttcccctttcctctgtCCTCCCTTTCTCACcactctcccagccctgctcagtgGCTTTATGCCATCCTAGGACCTCGGTGGCAGACGTGGGCTCATCTCTAGAGCCAGGGCACTTGACCAGCAAAGCGCCAGGGTCCTAAGCACCAGGGTCCTGCAGGGcatggctggggctgtgcacgGAGAGGAGCAGGAAATTCCTCCTCCCTGGCAGCATGGCCCAGGGGTTGCAATTCTCCTTGTGGCACAACGTCCTGTGACAGCCCCGTGCCTCAGGCAGCACCCGGGCTCAGCTCAGTGTCTCCCAATGGCAGAGGGTGCCCCGGGCCTGGGAATCCTGCGAGAGCTGGCCCTGGGGTGGAGGCATTGCTCGGGatgctcagctccctgcagaaATTTAGTGTTGGTATAAAGGATGCTGGACGACGTGCTAGAGGGGCCATATCCGTCCTGGCAGAAGAACTGAGACCCGGACAGGAGCGGTTtggggctcctgctgctccctgctctgacAGGGCTGTGAGTGCAGGCGGGGGGCTCCTGCTCCATCAGCCCACTGATGCTGCCCCACTGACTGCGAGGGGGGCTCAGGAGCGGATATCAGGCAGGATACGGCCCATGAGACTTTTGTGCAGCTCTACTTAGGGGATATTTAGTCCTTACAAGCTGTTACTGAGTGACCCTGAACCCACAGTGTTCTGCTGAGCCTGGCACGGCGATGCTGCTTAATTGGAGCTTTTAATGTGCTGCGGAGCTGGCGCGTGAAAGGTTCCCTGTGAGGAGCCGCCAATGCCGGAGGACGTTTAGGACCCAGGGGAAGCACCGCAGAGCGTGGCTGGAAGgagctcctgcctccctgccaggACTTCTCAGGTGTCCTGGCACGGCAGAGCTGTGCGAGGCGAGCTGGGCCCTACTGGCCGCTCTCCATCCCCATGCCCACCCTGTGAGCCCCCCGCGCACCCATGCGCTCGCCCAGTGACCGCTCGGCACCATGAACGACCAGTACCACCGAGCAGCCCGGGATGGCTACCTGGACCTGCTGAAGGAAGCCACCAAGAAGGACCTCAACTCGCCAGACGAGGATGGCATGACCCCGACCCTCTGGGCCGCCTACCACGGCAACCTGGACGCTCTGCGCCTCATCGTCAGCAGAGGGTGAGTGCTGGTGGGTGCTCAGTGCCGTTCCCCAGGGACAGGGTAGCTCAGACCCCGgctttcccccttttccttgcTCACAGGTCAGCGTGGGTACAGATGCTCCACAAACTGGTGGTTTCTGTCCATAACGCCTCCCCTCTCGTCCCCTACCCGTTACGTTTCTCTCCCTGTGGTGCTTTAAGTCTGATCCTGTGTTCCTGGTGACCACTCTGTGTTTTTCCCGGTTCTCTGACCCTATAACTGCCCgtggccctgctcctgccccaaccccaccccctgcagctccccaggtaGGGCTGGGTCCCCCCTGCAAGTGCCTTGCAGTCCTGGGTCAGGTCCCGTAAGGACAGGCAGAGCTGAAATGCCAGCACATCAGGTCACTGCCACAAAGCCAGCCCTTAGCCCTGCTAAATGAGGGGACAGAGACAATAAGAGCTCCTTCTGTCCCACGAAATGCTTGCACAGAGGAGAGATGTGCCGTGCCAGCTGGCAGCCGGTGATGCTCCTCTGCTCTACCCAAAGCTAGGTCTGAACATGTGCCCCACCAGCAGCCTGTTTTGTACGTGGAGCCTGGAAAATTTAGGAGCAGATCCCCCAAGAGCAGATTTCTTCCAGTGGGGTTGCTCCGTGCTGATGCCTCCCTCAACCCCTCCGTCTGGGCTACCTGATGTGAGGGTCTCTGGTGCTTTCGGCGTGGATGTGTGGAGAGAGGGGAGTGGGACTGGGAGGGCGTTAGGCTTTGTTGGGGGgatgctttgttgttttttcttctgatactGAGGAATAGTGCTGGGGCCAGGACGTACGCTACGCCTCCTGGGATGGGCTCAGTGCTCCTCCTGGGTCAGGGCTCAGCGGGGCCGTCAGCTCCCAAGCTGAGATTTCCCTGCCTGGGCTGTTTGCAGCTCTCCTTTGTACGAGGTCGGCTGCATCCCCGCTGTGCTTGTTCCTGGGCTCAGCACCTCCTGATGCTCCGGTCGGCTTGTGTAAAACCTTCAGCCTGGCCCGCTGTGTTTACAGGCAGAACTGTCACACGTTGCTGCCCTTCCATTGTAAAGGGTTTTCTCTTCAGATCCGGGCTGTGTACAGTTGCTTTGGGAAGTCCTTGAGTACCTGGTGCATTAGGGGAATGCTCAGGAAAGGATGTTCTCAGGGCAGGCACCGTGGGAGGTGATGCCCTGGGATGCTGCTCAGACCATGCAGCTGCATCAGGAGCTGCTCTCCTGTGTGCACCCATCGCCTGACTTGTGGCATGTGGTGTCACAGCCACCGGGGGACAAAGTGGGGGCTTTGGGACTTGTTGGGTGCAGCTTGGCAGTGATTGTGCCCAGCACTGTTAGGAAACGTgcaagacagaagcaaaaatctGCTGTGAGCTCTGGGGAAGTGCCACCCAGAAGGATGAGGGCAGGAGCTCCGGGGATGGGACCCTGACAGTGGAAATGGTTCCAAAGATGCTCTGATGGCCAAGAGCCTTTCTGGAGGGGCATTTGCCCAAAGCCTGCCCTGTGCTTCCCCACACATCCATGCtagcagctcctgcctctccaCAAATCCCAAGGGCTGCATCTCCACAGAAGGGCCCCTTTTATAAATTCACGTTGGATAAAAAGGTTCTTGTGGATGTGTCTGAGTGCAGCTTGGCTGCTGTTTAATTAACAGCCTAATATACATTTGCTCCTGACAGGGAAAATAGCGCGGCAGAGGCTCGGTGCCCTTTAGGTGATGGATGGGGGAGAAAAGCATTTgtctgtggggctgcagggcacgTTTACAGCCGTGCGCTcatctccctgcccagcaccatgcagaaaacagcaaaacctcCTTGTCCCTGCAGCCAATGCTGgatgcaaaagaaatgaaaaagttcCCAGGCAGGGGTGCCAGGGAGGGGAAACTATGCAGGCTCTGGGATTGAGGGGAGATGGTGGGTCTTGGCGGCACCTGGAAATGCCCAATCCTCCTCGCCAGCACTGTGCAGTGGTGCTGGCACCCAGACCATCTGGTAGATTGAGCGCTGTGGGCAGGCTGTTCCCAAACACCCCAGTGAGGCTGTGGGGGCAAAAATCACTGCTCCTGCCCCCCTGGCATTTAGGGTCAGCTTGGCTCCGTCACTAGTGAAGGAGCCATGCTCATGCGCCTGTGCATTCAGCGGGTAGTGGCGTGGGGCTGAGGTGGGGACAGGGAAATAAAGTCCAGCAAAACCATTGGTGTGTCCTTGAGGAAGGTTTGTCATCTCGGCCTGCAGAGAAGGGGTAACGAAGCAGGCTTGTTGCACTgtccaggctggagcaggagagatGGTGCTGTAACAGCCGGTGACGTGTTTGTGCCTCGGTGCCGCTTTTGCAAGGGGATGGAGAGAAGGGACGGGATGGAGGCATTAGCACTGCCACTGCCTCATCCTTCTTGTTAGCAGcacaaaaagcctttttcttcctcctggctGGGCTCCAGCGAGGGAAACAAACCCAATTAGCGTGACGGCTGGGAAAAGAGAGGCTCGCTGGCATTTAGTGTTGCAGATTTTCAGAGGCAGTAATTCCTCAGCACAGTCCATTAGCACCGCCGTGCCGGTGATGGGCGTCTGTCCAGCTCCAGGTCTCCAGGGGCCCGAGGGCCTCtactgggagcagcagggcttcCAGCCTTGGAGTGGCCCACAGGGGAGCTGAGGATGTGTCTTCCCACCAGACAGGttggcagcaggggctgcaccTCCATGCAATGGGGCTGATGACCACTCTGAGCAGTGTGGTTGTGCTGGTAGGGAGCTTTCCTTGGAGGATGGCCTGCGACCATCAGCCTAACCTAAAGCAGCTGGTGCTAGATTTTTAGGGATCTGAGCTTGTTGGAGGAAAGCTGAATCCTGCACTTAGCACCACCTGGGCAGAGCTTGGGATGCAGGGCCTACGGCtctgctgggggtcccagactcatcttttctgctctgtgccaggcTTTGCTTGCACCGATGCCCTGACTGCTGAAGCCATTGCCGTGCTGAAGCTGGCCGCCTTTTCCTCAAGCCATAAAcgattttctcctcttcccgTGAAAAACACCGCCATGTGTTttgcaggagctggctggctcCTTGTGGATCAGAGGCCCTGATCCTTCATGCACCTCCGCAAGCGTgcctgctgggggctgagccaGCCCATCACCATCGGAGGAACTCTGCACGTGCGGCCAGGGAAGGACAGGCATGCGTGCCGGTGGATTCCCAGGGTAATTGGGATCCTACAGGGGAAGCGGAGGGGAAAAGCTGGCAGGAAGGGAGTGAGCGTGCGCGTCACGGTGAGAAGGCAGTGACTCAGGAGGTGCACACGTCCACCCGAGGGGCTCAATTAACAGCCTTTTTAATAATGATTATTACAGGAGTTGACTCAGCACCTGACAACGCTTTGAAGCTGAGAAGCGCTGCACTTCACACCTGTTATTAAAATGCGTTCCCACTTAGTGGACCCTGCAGTCAGCATCTGCTGGTGCGCAGCGCCCTCGAGGTGAAGTTTTGCCCAGACTGACACTCACCAGAGGGAGGGCCTTGTGTTTATTATCGGTGCCAGATCACACAGGTCTACTTTGCAAGTCACcattcttctttcctgttttttagtGCCTCCGGCAGACATTTATACGACAAAGAGACCTAGAGATCTAATTTTGCTCTAATACTTTTGTTCCTAGGCAATGGAAATGTCCAGGTAAAGCTGATTTTGATGCTCTTTCCTCTCACTTATTCTCTGAagcaatgaaaagcaaagcaaagcagatctTCAAATATGCATCCCCCAGGACCTCTCTGGCTTTGTTCTTTGCCAGCCAAACCAGGTAGAGAAAGGGCCCTGAGATGAAGGCAGAGAAAGGGCCCCGTGGATGAAACATCCCTATGCTTGCCATGGGGAGCAAGGTTGCTTCAAGTCCCTGTCCAAACAACCAGTCCCTGTACCTGTGGGGAGCCTCCCGGTGCCCTAGCCCCCTGGCTGTGCCCGTGGGAGCTGACACAGCTCTGTGTGCCCACCCAGAGCACACGGAAGTGAGCCAAGGACCCTTCACGTGCCGGAGTCCCACCGCCGGCTCCGGCAGTTCCAGTTTCGCTGGCTCTTTAATCCAGCACCATCAATAATTTACTCCTCTCTTGCAAATCATCAAATATTTATCCCCCTGTGAATTTCCCAGCCTGGACATGTCACTACGAGGGTAGACGGGCGGGCTAAGGAGTTACTGCCCCGGGAGTGTGGCGGTGCCACAGAACCGActgctctcctcccctgctGGCTGCACGGCTCCTCAGTCCCTGTAACCTCCGGCCTTTCTCCTCCCTAGCGTCCTTCCAGGCCTCGTCTTTGAatcctttctctgcttctgtaagGGATGTTGTTGGTTCTGGGATAGAGAAACAGGGCTGTACTCGCAGGGCTTGGCGAGCTTTCTGGCTCGCAGGGCTTGGCAAACTTTCTGGCTCGGTTCCCTTCCACGGTTTTGAAACTTTTGATCAACTGTTGCTGAATTTGCCAGCGGGCTCAAGTTGTAGACTTACTAATTTTCTATAAGTTTTGTGAAAGTAGGTGTGTGTTGGAGAGCAGCTGCAGATGTTCCCACCAAGGGAACCTCATAGCAGCTCCCAGGGCGTCCTGGccttgtgctggggctggagatgTGAAGCAGCTCAGCTCTTGTGATCACCGCTGTCTTTCTCCAAAGTACCTCTTATCCTCTCTCAAGtgagaggggctgcagcacatGTGGGGTTTGGAAGGGTTCTGGGCTCTGCAGATCCCAGCAGATCTCATCAATACAGGAGGCAGCCGGGAGTAAAGTAACACAGGCTGAGGGTCTCAAGGGTGCATTCACCTTCTGGACTTCTGGTTCCACCGAGGCATTTACTCTTTCTCTTGAGGgcctgcagaaagcaaaccCAATGCCTGAGCTGGCCAAACCCTCTTCCAGACGCTTCCCTACAAGCCTGggcctggtgctgggcaccttGCGGTGGGAGAACAGTGCTCAGCTCCTCTGGAGCTCGTTGGGAAGGGTGGTGAGGaaacagcaggagctgtgctgagtcatggctctgcagagccctgaTCCCCCAAGGGGAGCTGCTCTGGAGGGTGGTGGAGCTGCAGAGCCTTAATAAAGGGCTTTGCCTCAGCCGTGTGCACGAAGGAGAGCGCCGTGTTGATTGATACTGCTGCCGGCTGCATAGCATTAGTGCACTCGCTCGAGCGAAAGCTGGTGCCAGCAGGGGTGTGAACTCTCTCTTGTTTCATAAATACAGAGGAATGCCAGGAGGATGAAGCTCCCTTCGCTCCTAGGCTTGTGTCCCTCTCGTAACAGAGGCAGGAGATGTGGCAGGCGGCTGTGCCCAATCAGCAGCACTGGGGTAGGGGCAGCACGATGCGAGGAGAGATGCTAATTGCGTTAGTCGAGTGTCCGGCTCTTGAGGAGTGCAGAAACCTAATCTCCACTTTCTCTGAAACTGGATTCTCAGGATGTGCTAATACGACTGCGTTTCGAGCCATGCAATTGAAACCGAGCGTGGTGCAGCAAAAACCCCCACAAAAGCCCAGCCTCCAGGCCCGTGCCAGCAACCTTGCTCTTGTTCCCCTCTGAAGTTGTGCCCTCGGGGCCCTGGGGTCCCCCAGGCACGAGTGAAGAGGAAGGTGGGGAGGTGCAGCAGCGGGTGGATGGCATTTCATGGTGGTGCTGCCATCCTGGTGGGATGCCGCGGTGTCCCACCCAGGGCGTGGTGGACGGAGTGGTGTTTTGGGATGGTGCTCAGTGGAATCTGAACGAAGCCAAGGCTCAAAGATGGGATCTGAGTGGTATTTAATGGGACGTTTGAGGTTTGAAATGTTAAGGCCTGAGCTGGAATCAGCCTCGTATCTCAGCTCTGTGCTAATCAGAATCCGGCCTGTCTTCCTCCAAAAACTGGTTTGGTGCAGGAACACTTGTCTCCCGAGAGCTGAATTCAAGTTGTGGGAGTTACTACAGACTTGTTTGTCAGGCACATGAATCCATGCCATTGTCCACACCACCAAAAGTCTTAAAATCAGGTTGTAGGAGACAAGAAAAAGTTCACTGTAGTGATTTGCCCCACACAACTGCAATAGCCTGTTCTTTGGGACATATCTCAGTCGTCTGTCAGCCAAGCCTGTGTGCTAACCGGTTCTTTTCCTTGTCTAGGGGGGATCCAGACAAATGTGACATCTGGGGGAACACCCCCCTTCACCTGGCAGCAGCCAACGGCCACCTGAActgcctttccttcctcatCTCTTTTGGGGCCAACATCTGGTGCCTGGACAACGACTACCACACCCCGCTGGACATGGCAGCCATGAAGGGGCACATGGAGTGTGTGCGCTACCTGGACTCTATCGCTGCCAAGCAGAGCAGCCTCAACCCCAAGCTGGTGAGCAAGCTGAAGGACAAGGCCTTCCGTGACGCCGAGCGGAGGATAAAGGACTGCGtgaagctgcagaagaaacaccACGAGAGGATGGAGAAACggtacagaaaggaaatgtcGGATAATTCAGACACCATGAGCTTCTCCAGCTACTCGAGTAGCACCTTAAGCAAGAAGTTCCAACACATGTCTATGGTGACGTCCCTGCCATATTCACAAGCCACCATCCACGGCACAGCCAAGGGAAAGACGAAAATACAGAAGAAGCTAGAGAAGAAGAAGCAGGTGGATGGGACCTTCAAGATCTACGAGGATGGGAGGAAAAGCGTGCGCTCTCTGTCCggcctgcagctggggaacGACGTGATGTTTGTGAAGCAGGGCACGTACGCCAGCCCCAAGGAGTGGACCCGCCGTAATATCAGAGACATGTTCCTCACAGATGAAGACACCGTCTCCCGTGCCATAAGCGACCCGGGTTTGCACATGGACTCGGCCCATTCAGAAGTCAGCACTGACTCTGGCCACGAC
This genomic window from Cygnus atratus isolate AKBS03 ecotype Queensland, Australia chromosome 18, CAtr_DNAZoo_HiC_assembly, whole genome shotgun sequence contains:
- the USH1G gene encoding pre-mRNA splicing regulator USH1G: MNDQYHRAARDGYLDLLKEATKKDLNSPDEDGMTPTLWAAYHGNLDALRLIVSRGGDPDKCDIWGNTPLHLAAANGHLNCLSFLISFGANIWCLDNDYHTPLDMAAMKGHMECVRYLDSIAAKQSSLNPKLVSKLKDKAFRDAERRIKDCVKLQKKHHERMEKRYRKEMSDNSDTMSFSSYSSSTLSKKFQHMSMVTSLPYSQATIHGTAKGKTKIQKKLEKKKQVDGTFKIYEDGRKSVRSLSGLQLGNDVMFVKQGTYASPKEWTRRNIRDMFLTDEDTVSRAISDPGLHMDSAHSEVSTDSGHDSLFNRPGLGTMVFRRNYVSSGLFGIGREDAGLPGEGDTDGLGVKLRSRLQRSPSLNDSIGSANSLQERNAEDLPWDEVELGLDDDDEPDTSPLETFLASLHMFEFISILKKEKIDLEALMLCSDNDLKSINIPLGPRKKIVDAIQRRRQTLERPDVIVDTEL